The DNA sequence GTCTGTGGAAAGACCGGCAGGTGAGTCCGCGCCACCACAACCACTTAAAAAAGGAACAATCAGAAAAATTCCCAACAAAACTCTCTTCATAATATCGGGGTGAACGACTCGCCACTTCGTGCCTCCTTCCCCCCGTACCCCTTTCATTCGCACCGGCAAAGCCGGATGCTCATTCACATAAGGAGGCGACCATAAAGAAAACTCAGATAGGTGTAAAGAAAGTAGCGGCTACATTCTGGTCAATTTTTAAATAGACTTTCGATTTATATTCGAATATAAAAAGGACATTCCCTATGTTAACCAAACGTCAAAAAGAAGTATTTGATTTTATTCAGAAATTTATCAGAAAACACGACTATCCCCCAAGTTTGGAAGAAGTGGCCGGTCATTTGGGTCTCTCGGCCGTTTCCACCATTCACTATCATATTGGAGAACTCGTGAAGAAGGGTCTCTTGGAAAAAGAGTGGAATGCCAATCGCTCTTTGCGCGTGGTGGGACATACAGGCACTTTGGCGGTGGTGGTTCCTCTGTTGGGAGTCATCGCCGCAGGCAAACCCATTGAAGCGGTGGAACAAGAAGAGACAATTGAACTTCCTCCCTCTCTGATGGGACGCAAAGATACCTACGTGTTGCGGGTGCGAGGGAATTCCATGATCGAAGAACATATTCGCGATGGCGATTATGTCGTGGTGGAAAAACGCAACAGCGCCAACGATGGAGAAACGGTGGTCGCCCTTCTTAATAACAGTGAAGTCACATTAAAGAAGTTTTATCGCGAAAAAAAAGGGATGATCCGCCTCCAACCGGCCAACCCCAACATGTCCCCCATTTATTGCCATGAAGAAGAATGTTTGGTGCAAGGCGTCGTGGTCGCAATTTTAAGGAAATTCAGATGAAAAACTTCTCTCCTTTCCAGTGCGAAAAAAAATTAAACATTCGCCCGCGCGCGGTAGCAGGAACCAAACCCGGCGAACATCTTTTTTTGCATGTTGATTTGGATGCCTTTTTTGCTTCTGTCGAACAGATTAAAAATCCGCGGTTGAAAGGGAAACCGGTTGTTGTCGGTGGCCGGAGTTCCAAACGGGGCGTTGCTGTGGCCGCTTCTTATGAAGCGAAACGTTGCGGTGTTACAACCGGTATGCCGTGGATGCAGGCAAAACAAAAATGCCCCAACGCCGTTTTTTTGCCGGCCGATTTTAGCGCCTACGCCGATTATTCCCGTCGCGTCCAAAATATTTTGGAGAAAATGGTTCCCATTGTGGCGCAGGCTTCCATTGATGAAGCCTATCTTGATTTGATTGATTGCCATCATCTCTACAAAACGCCGAGACAAGCGGCGGAAAAAATTCACGGCACGATCAAAAAAGAAACGGGTCTGAATGTTTCCATCGGTATTGCCTC is a window from the Deltaproteobacteria bacterium genome containing:
- the lexA gene encoding transcriptional repressor LexA; this translates as MLTKRQKEVFDFIQKFIRKHDYPPSLEEVAGHLGLSAVSTIHYHIGELVKKGLLEKEWNANRSLRVVGHTGTLAVVVPLLGVIAAGKPIEAVEQEETIELPPSLMGRKDTYVLRVRGNSMIEEHIRDGDYVVVEKRNSANDGETVVALLNNSEVTLKKFYREKKGMIRLQPANPNMSPIYCHEEECLVQGVVVAILRKFR